One genomic segment of Gossypium arboreum isolate Shixiya-1 chromosome 3, ASM2569848v2, whole genome shotgun sequence includes these proteins:
- the LOC108476388 gene encoding xyloglucan endotransglucosylase/hydrolase 2-like: MGSSCNVVSMALLACLVLNSLVFVAHGGDFYQDFDLTWGDKRGKIFNGGKLLSLSLDRVSGSGFQSKKEYLFGRIDMQLKLVAGNSAGTVTAYYLSSQGPTHDEIDFEFLGNLSGDPYILHTNVFTQGKGNREQQFYLWFDPTRNFHTYSIIWKPQHIIFLVDNIPIRVFKNAESIGVPFPKSQPMRIYSSLWNADDWATRGGLVKTDWAKAPFTAYYRNFIANACVWSGRSSSCAKTNSVSAGAWETNELDAPGRRRLRWVQKYFMIYNYCTDLKRFPQGVPPECKRPRF; this comes from the exons ATGGGTTCTTCTTGTAATGTTGTTTCAATGGCTTTACTGGCTTGTTTGGTGTTGAACTCCTTGGTTTTTGTTGCCCATGGTGGTGACTTTTACCAGGATTTCGACCTAACATGGGGTGACAAAAGAGGCAAGATTTTCAATGGTGGCAAGCTCTTGTCTTTGTCTTTAGACAGGGTTTCAGGGTCTGGTTTTCAATCTAAGAAAGAGTATTTGTTTGGAAGGATTGATATGCAACTCAAGCTTGTTGCTGGCAACTCAGCTGGCACTGTCACTGCTTATTAT CTGTCATCTCAAGGGCCAACCCATGATGAGATAGACTTTGAATTCTTAGGGAATCTGAGTGGTGACCCTTACATTTTACACACCAATGTCTTCACACAAGGCAAAGGCAACAGAGAACAACAGTTCTATCTTTGGTTTGACCCTACAAGAAACTTCCACACCTATTCCATCATTTGGAAACCCCAACACATCAT TTTCTTGGTGGATAACATCCCCATTAGAGTCTTCAAAAATGCTGAATCCATTGGTGTACCGTTCCCCAAGAGCCAACCCATGAGGATTTACTCTAGTTTATGGAATGCTGATGATTGGGCCACAAGGGGTGGATTAGTGAAAACTGATTGGGCAAAAGCACCTTTCACAGCTTATTACAGGAACTTCATTGCCAATGCTTGTGTCTGGTCAGGAAGAAGTTCATCATGCGCTAAAACTAACTCGGTCTCCGCCGGTGCATGGGAAACAAACGAACTTGATGCACCAGGAAGAAGAAGATTAAGATGGGTTCAAAAATATTTCATGATTTATAACTATTGTACTGATTTGAAACGTTTCCCTCAAGGTGTTCCACCAGAGTGTAAACGCCCAAGGTTCTAA